Proteins from one Triticum aestivum cultivar Chinese Spring chromosome 7A, IWGSC CS RefSeq v2.1, whole genome shotgun sequence genomic window:
- the LOC123148917 gene encoding protein CIA1 — translation MDGGAAELRETHRLTGHADRAWSLAWNPNPGPGAGPVLASCGGDKTVRIWKRAPDGVWDCSDVLDGVHERTVRSCAWSPDGKLLATASFDGTTAIWEYSGGDFECVATLEGHDNEVKSVSWSQSGSLLATCSRDKAVWIWEVQPGNEHECVAVLQGHTQDVKMVQWHPVLSVLVSVSYDNTIRVWADDGDDDWHCVQTLTEADNGGHSSTVWSVSFNQKGDRMVTCSDDCTLKIWDTSVDLSQPTTGEVHESWRHLSTLSGHHGRTIFSAHWSSEDVIASGAGDDAICLYAEEKSTMVEGPLYRLILKKEKAHDMDVNCVRWCPQDPRVLASASDDGTVKLWELRGNVLE, via the exons AtggacggcggcgcggcggagctGCGCGAGACCCACCGCCTGACGGGCCACGCCGACCGCGCCTGGTCGCTCGCCTGGAACCCCAACCCGGGCCCCGGCGCGGGCCCCGTCCTCGCCTCCTGCGGCGGCGACAAGACCGTGCGCATCTGGAAGCGCGCCCCCGACGGCGTCTGGGACTGCTCG GACGTGCTCGACGGCGTGCACGAGCGCACGGTGAGGTCCTGCGCCTGGTCCCCCGACGGGAAGCTGCTGGCGACCGCGAGTTTCGATGGCACCACCGCGATTTGGGAGTACTCCGGCGGGGACTTCGAGTGCGTCGCCACATTGGAG GGGCATGATAATGAGGTGAAGAGCGTGTCGTGGAGCCAGTCCGGTTCGCTGCTCGCGACGTGCAGCCGGGACAAGGCAGTGTGGATATGGGAGGTGCAGCCAGGGAACGAGCACGAGTGTGTAGCCGTGCTGCAGGGGCACACTCAGGACGTGAAGATGGTCCAGTGGCACCCAGTCCTTAGTGTTCTGGTTTCTGTCAGCTATGACAATACCATCAGG GTCTGGGCTGATGACGGCGATGATGACTGGCATTGCGTACAGACATTAACTGAAGCCGATAACGG TGGTCATTCCTCAACAGTATGGTCAGTATCTTTTAACCAGAAAGGAGATAGGATGGTCACATGCAG TGATGACTGTACTTTGAAGATTTGGGATACGAGTGTTGATTTGTCGCAGCCAACAACTGGAGAAGTTCATGAATCTTG GCGACATCTTTCTACTTTATCTGGACATCATGGTCGAACTATTTTTTCAGCCCATTGGTCAAG CGAGGATGTTATTGCCAGTGGGGCAGGTGATGATGCTATCTGCTTATATGCCGAGGAGAAGAGTACTATG GTTGAGGGGCCTTTGTACAGATTAATATTGAAGAAAGAGAAAGCGCATGACATGGATGTAAATTGTGTCAGATGGTGTCCTCAG GACCCGAGGGTGTTGGCTTCCGCGAGCGATGATGGCACAGTGAAATTGTGGGAGCTGCGGGGCAATGTACTGGAGTGA